The following are from one region of the Vitis riparia cultivar Riparia Gloire de Montpellier isolate 1030 chromosome 14, EGFV_Vit.rip_1.0, whole genome shotgun sequence genome:
- the LOC117929611 gene encoding sugar transporter ERD6-like 8 isoform X1, with protein MATRQDVEKGNDTTTKPLIGQKKEVQIQSNNGGLWVVLLSTLVAVCGSFEFGSCVGYSAPAEYGIMDDLGISYSEYSFFGSILTIGAMIGAITSGQIADFIGRKGAMGMSSMICIAGWFTVYLSFGSFSLYSGRFLLGYGIGVLSYVVPVFIAEITPKNLRGALATANQLFIVTGLFIAYVIGAIVTWRILALTGIVPCMVLLVGLFFIPESPRWLAKVGNEKEFKLSLQKLRGADADISEEVAEIQEYIVTNELLPKVTIMDLLGKQNIRSVVVGVGLMVFQQFGGINGIVFYAGQIFVSAGVPPNVGGILYACLQVIVTAFGGSLIDRLGRRPLLIVSAYGMLLGCLLTGTSFLLKAHQLATNLVPILAVTGILVYIGFYSVGSGAIPWVIMSEIFPLHIKGTAGSLVTLVNWCGSWAVSYTFNFLMNWSSHGTFFGYAFVCAAAVVFIVMLVPETKGRTLEEIQASMN; from the exons ATGGCAACCAGACAAGATGTTGAGAAGGGTAATGACACTACAACAAAGCCACTTATTGGGcaaaaaaaagaagtacaaatcCAGAGCAACAATGGTGGACTATGGGTGGTTCTTCTTAGTACATTGGTTGCTGTCTGTGGCTCTTTCGAGTTTGGGTCATGT GTAGGATACTCTGCACCTGCCGAGTATGGTATAATGGATGACCTTGGGATATCTTACTCAGAG TACTCATTTTTTGGGTCCATATTGACCATTGGTGCGATGATTGGTGCTATCACGAGTGGGCAGATTGCTGATTTTATTGGTCGAAAAGGG GCCATGGGGATGTCGTCCATGATCTGTATAGCAGGATGGTTCACAGTCTACTTATCTTTT GGATCTTTTTCCCTTTATTCTGGGAGATTTTTACTAGGATATGGAATTGGTGTTCTTTCTTATGTG GTACCAGTCTTCATTGCTGAAATAACACCTAAGAATCTTCGAGGAGCACTAGCAACAGCAAATCAG CTCTTTATTGTCACTGGCCTGTTCATTGCCTATGTTATAGGTGCAATCGTAACATGGAGGATATTGGCTTTAACAG GAATTGTCCCATGCATGGTTCTTCTCGTGGGTCTCTTTTTCATTCCAGAGTCCCCTAGATGGCTG GCAAAAGTTGGCAATGAGAAAGAATTTAAACTTTCACTACAAAAGCTTCGGGGTGCAGATGCTGATATTTCTGAAGAAGTGGCTGAAATCCAA GAATATATAGTGACTAATGAGCTCCTCCCTAAAGTCACAATAATGGATTTGCTTGGTAAACAAAACATCCGCTCAGTCGTT GTTGGAGTTGGTTTGATGGTTTTTCAGCAGTTTGGAGGAATTAATGGAATTGTATTCTATGCTGGTCAAATCTTTGTATCTGCAG GAGTCCCTCCCAATGTTGGAGGCATTCTTTATGCTTGTCTACag GTCATTGTTACTGCATTTGGAGGAAGCTTAATTGACAGACTTGGGAGAAGACCCCTTTTGATA GTTTCTGCATATGGTATGCTTCTTGGCTGTCTATTAACTGGAACTTCCTTCCTTTTAAAG GCCCATCAGCTGGCAACCAATTTGGTTCCAATCCTTGCAGTGACTGGCATTTTG gtttatataggcttctaTTCAGTAGGATCAGGAGCAATTCCTTGGGTTATAATGTCTGAG ATCTTCCCACTACACATAAAGGGAACTGCTGGAAGCCTAGTGACATTAGTGAATTGGTGTGGTTCTTGGGCTGTATCCTACACTTTTAACTTTCTCATGAATTGGAGCTCACACG GTACATTTTTTGGATATGCATTTGTTTGTGCAGCAGCCGTAGTATTCATAGTCATGCTGGTACCTGAAACAAAAGGCCGAACTCTTGAAGAAATTCAAGCTTCCATGAACTGA
- the LOC117929611 gene encoding sugar transporter ERD6-like 8 isoform X2 has translation MATRQDVEKGNDTTTKPLIGQKKEVQIQSNNGGLWVVLLSTLVAVCGSFEFGSCVGYSAPAEYGIMDDLGISYSEYSFFGSILTIGAMIGAITSGQIADFIGRKGAMGMSSMICIAGWFTVYLSFGSFSLYSGRFLLGYGIGVLSYVVPVFIAEITPKNLRGALATANQLFIVTGLFIAYVIGAIVTWRILALTGIVPCMVLLVGLFFIPESPRWLAKVGNEKEFKLSLQKLRGADADISEEVAEIQEYIVTNELLPKVTIMDLLGKQNIRSVVVGVGLMVFQQFGGINGIVFYAGQIFVSAGVPPNVGGILYACLQVIVTAFGGSLIDRLGRRPLLIVSAYGPSAGNQFGSNPCSDWHFGLYRLLFSRIRSNSLGYNV, from the exons ATGGCAACCAGACAAGATGTTGAGAAGGGTAATGACACTACAACAAAGCCACTTATTGGGcaaaaaaaagaagtacaaatcCAGAGCAACAATGGTGGACTATGGGTGGTTCTTCTTAGTACATTGGTTGCTGTCTGTGGCTCTTTCGAGTTTGGGTCATGT GTAGGATACTCTGCACCTGCCGAGTATGGTATAATGGATGACCTTGGGATATCTTACTCAGAG TACTCATTTTTTGGGTCCATATTGACCATTGGTGCGATGATTGGTGCTATCACGAGTGGGCAGATTGCTGATTTTATTGGTCGAAAAGGG GCCATGGGGATGTCGTCCATGATCTGTATAGCAGGATGGTTCACAGTCTACTTATCTTTT GGATCTTTTTCCCTTTATTCTGGGAGATTTTTACTAGGATATGGAATTGGTGTTCTTTCTTATGTG GTACCAGTCTTCATTGCTGAAATAACACCTAAGAATCTTCGAGGAGCACTAGCAACAGCAAATCAG CTCTTTATTGTCACTGGCCTGTTCATTGCCTATGTTATAGGTGCAATCGTAACATGGAGGATATTGGCTTTAACAG GAATTGTCCCATGCATGGTTCTTCTCGTGGGTCTCTTTTTCATTCCAGAGTCCCCTAGATGGCTG GCAAAAGTTGGCAATGAGAAAGAATTTAAACTTTCACTACAAAAGCTTCGGGGTGCAGATGCTGATATTTCTGAAGAAGTGGCTGAAATCCAA GAATATATAGTGACTAATGAGCTCCTCCCTAAAGTCACAATAATGGATTTGCTTGGTAAACAAAACATCCGCTCAGTCGTT GTTGGAGTTGGTTTGATGGTTTTTCAGCAGTTTGGAGGAATTAATGGAATTGTATTCTATGCTGGTCAAATCTTTGTATCTGCAG GAGTCCCTCCCAATGTTGGAGGCATTCTTTATGCTTGTCTACag GTCATTGTTACTGCATTTGGAGGAAGCTTAATTGACAGACTTGGGAGAAGACCCCTTTTGATA GTTTCTGCATATG GCCCATCAGCTGGCAACCAATTTGGTTCCAATCCTTGCAGTGACTGGCATTTTG gtttatataggcttctaTTCAGTAGGATCAGGAGCAATTCCTTGGGTTATAATGTCTGA
- the LOC117930583 gene encoding uncharacterized protein LOC117930583 yields MDMLTYGSGFSWDSEKKMVLCDQDVFEGWVKGHKDANGLRLKPFPHFDDLSLVFGKDRANGKGAMSTADILEELDQVEASNDIGVDDLEAEVDASHTNTVASTPSRMECSLQSRRKRARNDDTTLINVMTRTCNALESLVGNFNQQTEKENRVVGELEKLPNLNRLDILKLSQIIMSDPMKVKLLFNLDEDLKVEWAKQLLQTP; encoded by the exons ATGGATATGTTAACCTATGGTAGCGGGTTTTCTTGGGAcagtgaaaagaaaatggttttatgtGATCAAGATGTATTTGAAGGTTGGGTAAAG GGGCATAAAGATGCTAATGGTTTGAGACTCAAGCCATTTCCACATTTTGATGATCTAAGTCTTGTTTTTGGTAAAGATCGTGCTAATGGAAAAGGAGCAATGTCAACTGCTGATATTTTGGAAGAGTTAGATCAAGTTGAAGCAAGCAATGACATTGGAGTTGATGACTTAGAAGCCGAAGTTGATGCCTCTCATACTAATACAGTTGCATCCACTCCAAGTAGAATGGAATGTTCATTACAATCTCGTAGGAAAAGAGCAAGGAATGATGACACAACTTTAATTAATGTGATGACAAGAACATGCAATGCATTAGAGAGCCTTGTTGGTAACTTCAACCAACAGAcggaaaaggaaaatagagtGGTTGGTGAGTTGGAGAAACTTCCTAATCTTAATAGATTGGACATATTGAAGTTAAGTCAAATTATTATGAGTGACCCAATGAAAGTCAAACTTTTGTTCAATTTAGATGAAGATCTCAAGGTTGAATGGGCGAAACAACTTCTTCAAACCCCATAA